The Medicago truncatula cultivar Jemalong A17 chromosome 4, MtrunA17r5.0-ANR, whole genome shotgun sequence genome includes a region encoding these proteins:
- the LOC25492209 gene encoding receptor protein kinase TMK1, whose translation MVVFQIEVFIFLLFFFMISMSYGETNPNDLKILNDFKKGLKNSELLKWPENGNDPCGSPSWNYVFCSKGRVTQIQAKNLGLKGSLPSNFNQLSELQNLGLQRNNLSGMLPSFSGLSNLQYAFLDYNEFDAIPVDFFNGLDNIQVLSLEENPLNATNGWLFPLDLKNSAQLTNLSLVNCNLVGPLPEFLGTLSSLSNLRLSGNRLSGEIPVSFGQSSIQVLWLNDQQGAGMTGSIDVIASMTYLRQVWLHGNKFSGTIPSNIGNLTALQELNLNGNKLVGLIPYSLANMDLKLLVLNNNMFMGPIPKFKAAKVSYDSNSFCQTKPGLDCASNVNVLLDFLRNLNYPSFLVTQWVGNDPCGEPWFGLSCGNSKVSRINLPGRKLNGTLSPSLAMLDSLLTIRLAGNNISGKVPSNFTELKSLSLLDLSDNNLEPPLPNFRDGVKVIIDGNPLFDNQTRRSPVPVKSPSPVSEPPSPHNVRPYLTPPPSPSPSVVIPPSPRQSSSSNQSRNGESNTQQSNSNKFKTVAIVAGAAVFAFVAALVIYLFICCCAKKKNKKHSLDGSSSIVAQSQDGSDPKVMVKLAVSDSTNGSLSTKTGISSLTNNSGETESYHVFESGNLVISVQVLRRVTNNFASENELGRGGFGTVYKGELEDGTKIAVKRMECGAIGSKGIDEFQAEIAVLSKVRHRHLVSLLGYSIEGNERLLVYEYMPLGALSRHLFHWKSLNLVPLSWSQRLAIALDVARGIEYLHTLARQTFIHRDLKSSNILLGDDTRAKVADFGLVKLAPDGEKSMATRLAGTFGYLAPEYAVMGKITTKVDVFSYGVVLMELLTGLMALDESRPEENRYLAEWFWQIKSNKEKLMAAVDPTLEVNEETFESISIVAELAGHCTAREANHRPDMGHPVKVLSELVEKWRPVDEEFDYAGGIDFGQPLPQMLKIWKEAEGKGTSYTSLENSKGSIPAKPSGFADSFTSADAR comes from the exons ATGGTAGTTTTTCAAATTGAAGTTTTcatctttttgttatttttctttatgatttcAATGTCTTATGGTGAAACCAACCCAAATGATCTCAAAATTCTGAATGATTTCAAAAAAGGGTTGAAGAATTCAGAGCTTCTGAAATGGCCTGAAAATGGTAATGATCCATGTGGTTCACCTTCATGGAATTATGTGTTCTGTTCTAAGGGTAGAGTTACTCAGATTCAAGCTAAAAATCTTGGTCTTAAAGGTTCATTGCCTTCAAATTTTAACCAGCTTTCAGAGCTTCAGAATTTAGGTCTTCAAAGAAATAATCTTAGTGGAATGTTACCTAGTTTTAGTGGATTATCCAATTTGCAATATGCTTTTTTGGATTACAATGAATTTGATGCAATCCCTGTTGATTTCTTCAATGGACTTGATAATATTCAGGTTTTGTCTTTGGAAGAAAACCCTTTGAATGCTACTAATGGTTGGTTATTTCCATTGGACTTGAAAAATTCAGCTCAATTAACAAATCTTTCTTTGGTGAATTGTAATTTGGTTGGTCCATTACCTGAGTTTCTAGGCACATTGTCTTCTTTGTCAAATTTGAGGCTTTCAGGTAACAGACTTTCGGGTGAAATTCCGGTTAGTTTCGGTCAATCTTCGATTCAGGTTCTGTGGTTGAATGATCAACAAGGTGCTGGAATGACAGGTTCTATTGATGTTATTGCTTCAATGACATATTTGAGACAGGTTTGGTTACATGGAAACAAGTTCAGCGGAACAATTCCATCGAATATTGGAAATTTGACTGCACTGCAAGAGCTTAACCTCAATGGTAATAAACTTGTAGGTTTGATTCCATATTCATTGGCAAATATGGATCTTAAGTTACTTGtgttaaataataatatgtttATGGGTCCAATACCAAAGTTTAAGGCTGCAAAAGTATCTTATGATTCTAATTCCTTTTGTCAAACTAAACCTGGTCTTGATTGTGCTTCTAATGTTAATGTTCTATTGGATTTTCTTCGTAATCTGAATTATCCATCATTTCTTGTTACTCAATGGGTTGGTAATGATCCTTGTGGAGAACCATGGTTTGGGTTGAGCTGCGGTAACTCGAAGGTATCTAGAATCAATTTGCCCGGACGAAAGCTTAATGGTACATTGAGTCCTTCACTTGCTATGTTAGATTCATTACTTACAATTAGGCTTGCAGGAAACAATATAAGTGGTAAAGTTCCTAGTAATTTTACGGAATTGAAATCATTGAGTTTGTTGGATTTGAGTGATAACAATTTGGAACCTCCATTGCCGAATTTTCGTGATGGTGTGAAGGTTATTATTGATGGTAACCCTCTTTTTGATAACCAAACTCGAAGAAGTCCGGTTCCTGTTAAAAGTCCATCACCTGTAAGTGAACCACCTTCACCACACAACGTGCGGCCATATCTGACGCCACCGCCATCGCCATCACCATCTGTCGTTATTCCACCTTCCCCTAGGCAAAGTTCAAGCTCCAATCAGTCTAGGAATGGCGAATCAAATACTCAACAGAGTAACTCGAATAAATTCAAAACAGTAGCAATCGTGGCTGGAGCTGCAGTTTTTGCATTTGTAGCTGCATTGGTTATTTATCTCTTTATATGCTGTTGtgcgaagaagaagaataaaaaacactcaTTGGATGGTTCTAGCTCTATCGTGGCTCAAAGTCAAGATGGATCCGATCCAAAAGTGATGGTTAAATTAGCAGTGTCGGATAGCACCAACGGGAGCTTATCGACAAAGACAGGAATAAGCTCTCTGACTAACAATAGTGGTGAAACCGAAAGCTATCATGTATTTGAATCCGGTAACCTAGTTATCTCAGTACAAGTTCTGCGCAGGGTCACCAACAATTTCGCTTCGGAAAATGAGTTGGGCCGTGGTGGATTTGGAACGGTTTACAAAGGTGAACTTGAGGATGGAACAAAAATAGCAGTGAAAAGAATGGAATGTGGAGCTATTGGAAGCAAAGGAATCGACGAGTTTCAAGCGGAAATAGCCGTTCTTTCGAAGGTTCGGCACCGACATTTGGTATCCTTGTTAGGCTATTCTATTGAAGGAAATGAGAGGCTTTTGGTTTATGAATACATGCCTCTTGGTGCTCTAAGTAGACATCTTTTCCATTGGAAAAGCTTGAATTTGGTCCCTTTGTCTTGGTCACAGAGGCTTGCAATAGCCCTTGATGTTGCTAGAGGAATAGAATACCTTCACACTCTTGCACGACAGACGTTCATCCATCGAGACCTCAAGTCTTCTAATATTTTACTTGGAGATGATACTCGAGCTAAAGTTGCTGATTTTGGTTTGGTGAAACTTGCACCGGATGGTGAAAAGTCTATGGCAACAAGACTTGCTGGAACATTTGGATACCTTGCCCCTGAATATGCAG TAATGGGAAAAATCACGACTAAAGTGGATGTGTTCAGCTACGGCGTCGTATTGATGGAACTCCTAACCGGATTAATGGCTCTTGACGAAAGCCGACCAGAGGAAAACCGTTACTTAGCCGAATGGTTTTGGCAAATAAAATCGAACAAAGAAAAACTGATGGCTGCAGTCGATCCAACACTTGAAGTAAACGAAGAGACTTTCGAGAGTATTTCAATTGTAGCTGAACTTGCCGGACATTGCACTGCTAGGGAGGCAAACCATAGGCCAGATATGGGACATCCAGTCAAAGTGCTGTCAGAGTTAGTCGAGAAATGGCGACCAGTTGATGAAGAATTCGATTATGCCGGTGGCATTGACTTCGGTCAACCACTTCCGCAAATGTTGAAAATTTGGAAGGAAGCAGAAGGGAAAGGTACAAGCTATACAAGTCTTGAAAATAGTAAAGGAAGTATACCAGCTAAACCTTCTGGTTTTGCAGATTCATTTACTTCTGCTGATGCTAGATGA
- the LOC25492213 gene encoding apoptosis-inducing factor homolog A: MVEKKVVIIGGGVAGAVLAKTIQHHANVTLIDLKEYFEIPWASLRAMVEPSFAERTVINHREYFTKGDLVISSAINITESEVFTADGREFAYDYLVIATGHTESIPKTRTERLDQYKGENTKIKSARSVLIVGGGPTGVELAAEIAVDFPDKKVTIVHKGSRLLEYIGPKASRKTLKWLKSRKVDVKLEQSVDLDSFTNENRTYQTSVGESIEADTHFLCIGKPLSTAWLGETLLKDDLDGHGRIQVDEYLRVKGRNNVFAIGDITDIQEIKQGVYAQGHAQLVAKNLKLLIEGGAKERKLGTYKAQPAISIVSLGRKHGVAQFPFMTIVGRLPGMIKSGDLFVGKTRKGLGLEPNVKKS; this comes from the exons atggtggAAAAGAAAGTTGTGATTATAGGAGGTGGTGTTGCTGGTGCTGTCCTTGCTAAAACTATACAACATCATGCTAATGTCACTCTTATTGATCT GAAGGAGTATTTTGAGATTCCATGGGCAAGTTTGAGGGCAATGGTGGAGCCATCCTTTGCAGAAAGGACAGTAATCAACCATAGAGAATATTTCACAAAAGGTGACCTTGTTATATCAAGTGCCATCAACATAACTGAATCTGAAGTCTTCACGGCTGATGGCCGTGAATTTGCCTATGATTATCTTGTTATCGCAACTGGTCACACAGAATCTATCCCTAAAACAAGGACTGAAAGACTTGACCAATACAAAGGAG AAAATACGAAGATAAAATCTGCACGTTCGGTTCTGATTGTTGGTGGAGGTCCAACTGGTGTTGAGCTAGCAGCAGAGATTGCTGTTGATTTTCCTGACAAAAAAGTTACAATAGTGCATAAAGGATCAAGATTGCTAGAATATATTGGACCAAAAGCTTCAAGAAAGACATTAAAATGGCTTAAATCAAGGAAAGTTGATGTAAAACTCGAACAATCAGTTGACTTAGATTCCTTCACAAATGAAAATAGGACATATCAAACTTCAGTTGGAGAGAGTATAGAAGCAGATACACATTTTCTATGTATAGGGAAACCACTATCCACAGCATGGCTAGGTGAAACTTTATTGAAAGATGATTTGGATGGTCATGGAAGGATCCAAGTTGATGAATACTTGAGAGTGAAGGGAAGGAACAACGTTTTCGCTATTGGAGACATTACAGATATTCAA GAAATAAAACAAGGAGTGTATGCACAAGGTCATGCTCAATTAGTTGCCAAGAATCTGAAGCTATTGATAGAAGGAGGAGCGAAAGAACGTAAATTAGGTACTTACAAGGCACAACCAGCCATATCTATTGTTTCACTTGGAAGAAAACATGGTGTTGCACAATTTCCTTTCATGACAATTGTTGGAAGGCTTCCTGGTATGATCAAATCAGGAGATTTGTTTGTTGGGAAAACAAGAAAGGGATTAGGACTTGAACCTAATgttaaaaaatcttaa